From a region of the Gossypium raimondii isolate GPD5lz chromosome 10, ASM2569854v1, whole genome shotgun sequence genome:
- the LOC105776058 gene encoding ribosome biogenesis protein NOP53, giving the protein MGKKSKTSRKGKKAWRANISTEDIHDFFEKSTKDALSGGSLTSAPTESLFFIDKSQDLSVKKKIEKKREKVLRVDSMLKKNPFVEAVPSSKQKSSKKKKKEALNAKDVVQDVPKDETVPDSGMVPIWGDGGQHSGKARQVSKQSIIPAVEVEPPGCSYNPTFDSHQDSLAQAVAEEMQKAYKIELGPQPVPLTVMGEVVDEDDKYFIEADDGNDDQMDEENLSEDDKATEKRPLKTKRVTRVELNKRARRKEQQKKEAEAKKAVEFSKDIDNLPDILQEIAKEDEEKQKRHLRKAIAKQERLKACPPRLGKYKFQPAPPQVLLSEELTGSLRKLKGCATLARDRFKSLEKRGLIPPSAKSGRK; this is encoded by the exons atggggaaGAAATCAAAAACCTCAAGAAAAGGTAAAAAAGCATGGAGAGCTAACATAAGCACAGAAGACATCCATGATTTCTTCGAGAAATCCACTAAAGATGCTCTCTCTGGTGGTTCTCTTACTTCAGCTCCTACTGAATCCCTCTTCTTCATCGACAAATCTCAAg ATCTTTCTGTGAAAAAAAAGAttgagaagaaaagagaaaaggtaTTGCGTGTGGATAGTATGTTGAAGAAGAACCCTTTTGTTGAAGCTGTACCATCTTCGAAGCAAAAGAGttctaagaagaaaaagaaggaagcTTTGAATGCTAAAGATGTAGTTCAAGATGTTCCCAAG GATGAAACCGTCCCTGACTCTGGTATGGTTCCTATATGGGGAGATGGAG GTCAACATAGTGGCAAAGCTAGACAGGTATCTAAACAATCGATTATTCCAGCAGTCGAAGTTGAGCCTCCGGGATGTTCATACAATCCCACATTTGATAGTCATCAGGATTCGTTGGCACAAGCGGTTGCTGAAGAAATGCAAAAGGCCTACAAGATCGAGTTGGGACCTCAGCCAGTTCCATTAACTGTTATGGGAGAAGTGGTTGATGAAGATGAT AAATACTTTATTGAAGCAGATGATGGAAATGACGACCAAATGGACGAGGAGAATTTGAGTGAGGATGATAAAGCAACTGAGAAAAG GCCTCTTAAAACAAAGAGGGTGACTCGAGTCGAGTTAAATAAGAGAGCTAGAAGGAAAGAACAGCAAAAAAAAGAAGCTGAAGCTAAAAAGGCAGTGGAGTTTTCCAAAGACATTGACAA CTTGCCAGATATTTTACAAGAAATAGCCAAAGAGGATGAGGAGAAGCAAAAGAGGCATCTTCGAAAGGCCATAGCTAAGCAAGAAAGACTTAAGGCTTGTCCACCCCGCTTAGGGAAATACAA ATTCCAGCCTGCTCCCCCACAAGTCCTCTTATCCGAAGAACTTACTGGATCTCTCCGTAAGCTAAAG GGTTGTGCTACTCTTGCAAGAGATAGATTTAAAAGCTTAGAGAAAAGAGGCCTAATTCCCCCATCAGCCAAGAGTGGAAG Gaaatag